CATTGCAGCGAGCAGCATCGGATTGAACGCGACGCCCGCGCCCACGCCGAGCAACACCATGCCGGGCAACACATCGACGACGAAGTGTCCATCGACGGGGGCGCGCGCAAACAGCAGCAGCCCGAGCGCCGCGAGAAACAGGCCGACGGCGAGCGGCCGCCGGATGCCGAAGCGCATCACCATGCGCGCCGACAGGCCGAGCGAGAAAAAGCCCATGATGAGATTCGCGGGCAGGAACGCGAGGCCGACCTGAAGCGGCGCATAGGCGAGCACGCGCTGCAAATAAAGCGCCGAGATGAAGAACCACGCGAACATCGCCGCTGCCCACAACACGCCGACCACGTTGGCCGTCGCGACATTGCGCAACGTGAAGAGCTTGAGCGGCATCAACGGATGCGCGACGCGCGCCTCGATGATGAGAAACGCGCCGAGCAGCGCCAACGCGACGACGATCAGGCCGACGGTTTGCGCGGACAGCCAACCCGCCTCGTTGCCGTTGACGATTGCGTAGACGGCCAGCATCAGCGACGCAGTCACGGTTGCTGCGCCCGCGACGTCGAGCCGTTCGCCATGCGCGTGCCCGCGGCCGGCCGGCATCAGCGCGATGCACGCCCCATACACGGCGATACCGATGGGCAGATTGACGAGAAAGATCCAGTGCCAGCTCAGCAGATTGGTCAGCAATCCGCCGAGCAGCACGCCGATGCTGCCGCCGCCCGCGCACACGAAACCGTAGACGCCCATCGCTTTGGCGCGCTCACCCTCTTCGGTAAACAGATTCATGATGAGCGACAGTGAAACGGCAGACACGACCGCGCCACCCAGCCCTTGGATCGCGCGCGCGAAAACCAGCATGACTTGCGAGTTTGCGAGTCCGCATGCGAGCGACGCCAGCGTGAACAGCGTAATGCCCGCGAGGAAGAGCTTGCGGTGTCCGTACAGATCGCCGAGCCTGCCTCCGAGCAACAGAAAGCCGCCGAAGGTCAGCATGTACGCATTGACGACCCACACGAGCGCGGTTTCGGAAAAGCCCAGATCGGCCGCGATCGACGGCAGGGCGACGTTGACGATCGTCGTATCGAGCACGATCATCAAC
The Paraburkholderia hospita DNA segment above includes these coding regions:
- a CDS encoding DHA2 family efflux MFS transporter permease subunit, which produces MTHNIEGKKRWLALIVLCMGVLMIVLDTTIVNVALPSIAADLGFSETALVWVVNAYMLTFGGFLLLGGRLGDLYGHRKLFLAGITLFTLASLACGLANSQVMLVFARAIQGLGGAVVSAVSLSLIMNLFTEEGERAKAMGVYGFVCAGGGSIGVLLGGLLTNLLSWHWIFLVNLPIGIAVYGACIALMPAGRGHAHGERLDVAGAATVTASLMLAVYAIVNGNEAGWLSAQTVGLIVVALALLGAFLIIEARVAHPLMPLKLFTLRNVATANVVGVLWAAAMFAWFFISALYLQRVLAYAPLQVGLAFLPANLIMGFFSLGLSARMVMRFGIRRPLAVGLFLAALGLLLFARAPVDGHFVVDVLPGMVLLGVGAGVAFNPMLLAAMSDVDPADSGLASGIVNTSFMMGGALGLAVLASLAAAQSASSGAQQADTPAALASGYHVAFLVGAIFAAMAATIGGALLRPGSPSAAQRERDGDTLKQQMEQSP